In Mercenaria mercenaria strain notata chromosome 14, MADL_Memer_1, whole genome shotgun sequence, the following are encoded in one genomic region:
- the LOC123526350 gene encoding inactive C-alpha-formylglycine-generating enzyme 2-like yields MAARRVMWIFSIFIYILILRLSNCFRSFQVDELLKGHYDFKDVMKQQLGGKFTVGINDPKSYTGEYPVRGTEVRPFYMDVYPVTVAQFWKFKMHKKYFITSAEKKGYSWVLANHVSDHVKKRWSAESADPWWLAVKGAQWDRPEGPGTHVRDRLDYPLVHVSYRDAKAYCMWMGKRLPTEEEWEFAARGQLRGVQYPWGDRYKKLRMNVWHGKFPDEDKGHDGWKSLSPVDAFPAQNNQSMFDMLGNVWEWTSTRYYERVVDRKLQDLKYVLKGGSYMDTRDGSYNYVVRTANRMGQEPTYSAHNVGFRCAASAPHLMEDLRRKNTKYDRTTPAPKRKRGPVLHRKPDLNKTTKRKADREKILRKEEL; encoded by the exons tgcTGAAAGGGCATTATGATTTTAAAGATGTAATGAAACAGCAGTTAGGAGGCAAATTCACTGTAG GAATAAATGATCCCAAATCTTACACTGGGGAGTATCCTGTGAGGGGCACGGAAGTGAGACCGTTCTACATGGATGTATACCCTGTTACAGTGGCACAATTTtg GAAATTTAAAATGCATAAGAAATACTTCATAACGTCTGCTGAGAAGAAAGGTTATAGCTGGGTACTTGCAAACCATGTTAGTGACCATGTAAAAAAGAGGTGGAGCGCGGAATCAGCTGACCCGTGGTGGCTTGCAGTAAAGGGAGCACAGTGGGATAGG CCAGAGGGCCCAGGGACACATGTTCGGGATCGCCTCGACTACCCTTTAGTTCATGTGAGTTACAGGGACGCTAAGGCATATTGTATGTGGATGGGGAAACGTCTGCCGACAGAGGAGGAGTGGGAATTTGCTGCCAGAGGTCAACTGAGAG GGGTGCAGTACCCGTGGGGTGACAGATACAAGAAGCTTAGGATGAATGTTTGGCAT GGTAAATTTCCGGACGAGGATAAAGGTCATGATGGCTGGAAGTCTTTATCTCCAGTTGATGCTTTTCCCGCACAAAATAACCAAA GTATGTTCGACATGCTAGGCAACGTGTGGGAATGGACAAGCACGCGGTATTACGAGAGAGTTGTGGACAGAAAACTACAGGATCTAAAATATGTCCTTAAAGGCGGGTCATACATGGACACAAGAGACGGCTCATATAACTACGTTGTTCGGACTGCCAATAG aatgggCCAGGAACCAACGTATTCTGCACATAACGTTGGTTTCCGGTGTGCGGCTAGCGCTCCCCACCTAATGGAAGATCTCAGAAGGAAAAACACAAAGTACGATAGAACGACACCGGCGCCTAAACGGAAACGGGGACCTGTGCTACATCGCAAGCCAGATTTGAATAAAACTACAAAGCGAAAAGCAGACAGAGAAAAAATCCTGAGAAAAGAAGAATTGTGA
- the LOC123527979 gene encoding uncharacterized protein LOC123527979 has protein sequence MAMTNNTEFPYHTLDEIAGIPTTVTDDTKKVASGFINLLVPPILITIGVTCNMMTILTMRTKYFRNVSTSVYLKAGAFNDVLALLISLSAHWLYVNFPEVYVRTDSSDLMCKFFNFYGSGNNDLGILIIAIMTAERAFVIGSPFGAVRVCSVKRAWKIMIGTIVFVILKECHFLISSDIVPAERTDRLCDVFPERRSDEYQVFYDDIWPWINLGYVLICGIAIMVSNCIILFYVRRSAGDKFKGGQTWRHLVPMLIGESVLVIVLTFPFSLHLALLAIRLKYDSTIYTDAEKAAAENLVFNMTFYMLYSNKCANFFMYCVTGSRFREGLSVALIDFFCNKKLKEKVKSRSSLVVSTITPKVFSNKETESRRRCNCSKSSCCESDDSDAPYDIIELAEKTQKSYSVYI, from the coding sequence ATGGCAATGACAAACAACACTGAATTCCCATACCATACATTAGATGAAATCGCCGGAATCCCTACGACAGTCACTGATGACACGAAAAAGGTTGCAAGTGGCTTCATCAATCTACTGGTTCCTCCGATTCTTATCACTATCGGTGTCACGTGCAATATGATGACCATTTTAACCATGCGCACAAAGTACTTCCGGAATGTATCAACATCCGTTTATCTGAAAGCAGGAGCATTTAATGATGTGTTAGCACTTTTAATTTCACTGTCTGCACATTGGTTGTACGTAAATTTTCCGGAAGTATATGTCAGGACTGACTCCTCAGATCTTATGTGCAAATTTTTCAACTTTTACGGAAGTGGAAATAACGACCTTGGAATTTTAATTATAGCTATAATGACAGCAGAAAGGGCGTTTGTGATTGGTTCGCCATTCGGGGCAGTAAGAGTTTGTTCTGTAAAACGAGCATGGAAAATTATGATTGGAACGATAGTATTTGTCATTCTGAAAGAATGCCATTTTCTTATTTCATCAGACATTGTTCCCGCAGAAAGAACTGACCGACTGTGTGACGTGTTTCCGGAAAGAAGGTCAGATGAATATCAAGTTTTCTATGATGACATTTGGCCTTGGATAAATCTAGGATACGTTTTAATTTGTGGTATAGCTATTATGGTCAGTaattgcattattttattctatGTGCGTCGGTCAGCAGGCGACAAATTCAAAGGAGGTCAAACGTGGCGCCATTTGGTGCCAATGTTAATCGGAGagtcagttttggtgatagtTCTGACATTTCCATTTTCTCTTCATTTGGCTTTACTTGCAATCCGACTGAAATATGATTCGACTATTTACACTGACGCTGAGAAAGCTGCAGCCGAAAATCTCGTATTTAACATGACATTTTATATGCTATATTCAAATAAATGTGCCAACTTTTTCATGTACTGTGTAACCGGAAGTAGATTCAGGGAAGGTTTGAGCGTTGCGCTTATTGATTTTTTCTGTAACAAGAAACTAAAAGAGAAAGTGAAATCAAGATCTTCCCTTGTGGTTTCAACAATAACACCAAAAGTGTTTTCTAACAAGGAAACAGAGTCAAGGAGACGATGTAACTGTTCAAAAAGCTCGTGCTGCGAATCAGACGATTCTGACGCGCCGTATGATATCATTGAGTTAGCAGAAAAGACTCAGAAAAGTTATTCTGTCTATATATAA